One Belonocnema kinseyi isolate 2016_QV_RU_SX_M_011 chromosome 6, B_treatae_v1, whole genome shotgun sequence genomic region harbors:
- the LOC117174819 gene encoding peptidyl-prolyl cis-trans isomerase E, translating to MSSNAKRTIYVGGLAEEVDDKVLSAAFIPFGEIVDIQIPLDYESEKHRGFAFIEYEAAEDASAAIDNMHDSELHGRTIRVNIAKPQKIKEGSSKPVWADDTWLQEHAGETLKGSNTTTTEDDPPPGQKKKQNPQVYFDISVGKTELGRIIMMLRADIVPKTAENFRQLCTHEQGFGYQSSCLHRIIPEFMCQGGDFTNHNGTGGKSIYGKKFDDENFILKHTGPGTLSMANSGPNSNGSQFFLCLQKTDWLDNKHVVFGHVLSGLDVLKKMEKFGTKGGTPTQKVVITTCGELT from the exons ATGAGCAGCAATGCAAAGAGGACAATTTACGTag GTGGATTGGCAGAGGAAGTAGACGACAAAGTTCTCAGTGCGGCATTTATTCCTTTTGGAGAAATAGTCGATATACAGATTCCTTTAGATTATGAATCAGAGAAGCACAGAGGATTTGCTTTCATAGAATATGAAGCAGCCGAGGATGCTTCGGCAGCAATCGATAATATG cACGATTCTGAACTACATGGCCGAACAATTCGAGTGAATATTGCGAAACCACAAAAAATCAAAGAAGGTTCATCGAAACCCGTTTGGGCAGACGACACGTGGTTACAGGAACATGCAGGTGAAACTTTAAAAGGAAGCAACACTACAACGACCGAAGATGATCCACCCCCTgggcaaaaaaagaaacaaaatccTCAAGTGTATTTCGACATTAGCGTGGGTAAAACCGAACTTGGAAGAATCATAATGATGCTGAGAGCTGACATTGTTCCAAAAACTGCGGAGAACTTTCGCCAACTTTGCACACACGAGCAGGGATTCGGGTACCAGTCCAGCTGTTTGCACAGAATCATTCCGGAATTT ATGTGCCAAGGCGGAGATTTCACAAATCACAACGGAACGGGCGGTAAGTCAATTTACGGAAAGAAATTCGATGAcgagaattttatattgaaacacaCGGGACCTGGAACACTTTCGATGGCGAATTCCGGACCAAATAGTAACGGTTCGCAGTTCTTTCTGTGCCTTCAAAAAACCGACTGGCTGGATAATAAACACGTCGTGTTTGGTCACGTTCTCAGTGGACTGgatgttctaaaaaaaatggaaaagtttggGACCAAGGGTGGAACTCCGACGCAGAAAGTAGTTATTACTACATGTGGAGAATTGACGTGA